GAAGGGGTTGCAAATGTGGCAATGTCCCTTCCATGATAACCAGGATGCAAAGGATGACGATTGGGCAAAAATGTTCGCAGAAAAATACGATGTTTTACTACAATAGTACGAGAGTCCATTTAATGAGATGAAGCACGACAAGAAGACGGCATCAGAGAAGCGGGTCCTCCTCCAAACACAACTTTAAATCaacttaaaactgctgggtaaaaagtaacccaaattgggtgaagTAGCTAACGCACTTCTGTGTCCGAAAGTGTGTGGAGTGTGTAGGATTAGAttgcttgcatttttttcccactttttttttcttgtcgcgTGCAGGTAGCCAAGGATGATCCTTCGCATGAGTACAAGGATGACTTTGAGGTAACAGGAACATGTGCCACGCTCGCACATCATAGTGTTGTgtcttttatttcattcattttctatgtgtCATATGTTACGCTTGCATGCCCTAAATGGTTTGCTTGACAAGAAAGCGGTAAGGAATTTTTTAAGCTCATTTGTACAATACGTTGCCCGGATTTGTCGCACCGTTTACTCGTGTGCGATTTGTCGTTTGGGCAGGATTACGAAGAGGATTTTGAGGAACTGGACGAGGATGACAAGGGCACGGAGGAAGCGGCCGAGATTCTGGAGCTGGGCGAGGACGTGAAAGCCATCCAGAAAGCCATGGGTGAAGAGAATGAACGAGTCCGAGCGTCTTTTTCTGCTCTTagcaaagaggaagaagaggaaaagcCTGAATCGTCCAGAGGTAGTTCTTATAAGTATAAAATCAATCCATGTGGAATAATAACACATCTTTCACTATCAGTGAATGGATCAGACGGGAAGGACAGTAGAAGCTCCCAGCGAGGAAAGTTTATGGACTTTGTGGCGGCCAAGCAGCGACAAGTCAGCAAGAAAGTTGCCATGAAACAAAAGTAAACAATAAATATCAACCTGAAAGTCGAGTACATATCCTCACAgatttttgaaacacaaaacattttcattcccTAAATTTTGCATCTTGATCACAGGAAGCGCAGTGCAGAGCTGCTTCGCTTAATCGATCTGGATTTCTCCACCACGTTTTCCCTTCTGGATCTTCCTCCCGTCAGCGAATATGACATGTACATTAGGAACTTCGGAGCCGCAAACACAAAGCAGGTCAGTTTGCGTGACACTTTTACACTCATCACATTCTCTGTTGCCGCATTCTTCCCTAATTCCGATGACTCCTTCGCCAGGCTTACGTCCAGTGTAACGAGGAAAACGCGGACCGAGACGTCCAGACCGAGGAGGTGGACTTGAGTGACAAGTGGACGCAGCATCCTGCAGAGTACAGTGGCGCCTGTGGCGGTAAgaaacaaatactgtatgtaaaaaaCACTGCAACATGATACAAtttaaaaggatacttcacttatttagcccattatagcactaaaaagttaatatttagtctataattcatttgatattttcattatttttcacgtacaattagtacctttaaaaacacattttgcaacttgctgtcgactgaaaatgacatcacaaggactcagatagctatcacagctcacctgttttctaggtttggtcatgtgacattcacaagctgagctgtgattggttacctgagcccttgtgatgtcattttcagtcgacagcaagttgcaaaatgtgttttaaaaggtactaattggacatgaaaaataatgaaaatatcaaatttattataggcaaaatattaacgtttgactaccaaaaatggtgaaataagtaaagtatccctttaaacatttaGTTCAGCGATTCTGTCACCTACCACGAGAGGGAGCCAGTGTAGAATTAGTGGTACTCTTAGACCACTCATCTACTCTTTAGAAGTAAAACGCAGTAGTTTGCAGTGAAATAAACACTACATTTAGTCATGCCAATAAAACAACTAACATGCTTGCCTGTTTTTGTCCCGTAGATCCAAACCGGTCACATGAAACTCGAAACATGAGCGGAATGAAATTTGATTCAAGGCGTTTGGCCACTTTCCTGCATGCAGCCTCACAGGTGAATTGATTTGGTTgggaagtatttatttttttctctgaatctGTTTTTATAACCTAAAAAATTTTCCTTTCAACCACTGTTGACAGGTGATGGTGGTACTGCTGGAGGAAGATCACGCCGAGAGGAGTTCTTTCCAGGGCCGGGCGACACAAACAGACGCTCTGCTGTTCAGTGACGGAAGCCTGCAGCTCAACACCGACTTGCCTTTTCTCCGCGGTGCGCAGCTGTTCTCACGTTGGCTCTTACTTACTGTATACATTCAACGAAAATAATCTTGGTTAAATCCAGGTCGCGCCATCAGCCAGGTGCTTTTCTCTCAAGCGCAGAGGCACACGCTCCTGTCTGTCCACAAGCCCCGAGCTTCACCCGACGCTGTCGCGCAGCATCACGGCTGCACCGTCATCTGCGTCTGGAACATGTGGGAGCCATCCCGGCCGCAGAAGATCCTACTTTGTGAATCAGAGgtgcattttttgtgttttatttctaGTTCACTTGAGAATGTTTCAAATGGCCAAGGCTGAAACTCTCGCCAATCCTCTCTTAGGTGCAGTGCTGCTGTTTCAGTCCGGGAAAGGCCACGCTGGTGTTCGCCGGCACGTCTGTCGGCTCCGTGGCGCTGTGGGACTTACGAGAACCGGACGGCAACCACCAGCGCCTGAAGGTGGGCGACGACGAGTGGACCTTCAGACGGCCTACCTTCTCTACTGGTATGTCGCCTTTGGCCTGGAGTTTGCAAACACAGGAAATggtcaaattaaatataaaatggcagcttcaaatcaaaatggccacTCTCCaagggattattattattacagtagaGACATTTTTGAAGTGActcctgtttgtgtgtgtgtttagatGCAGTACCCTCAGCCCATTTCTCGCCAGTAACGTCCGTGGAGGTTGTTCCCACCAATGTGACAGGGAAGCCGGAGTCAGAGGTGGCCTTTTTAGCATCTGAAGAAGGTCAGAGTCACGTTCACCAGTTTTAAGAAAAATTGCCTTAGTAACAACAATCTCCAATCTCTCCTAATATCCAGAGTTGTTGGGATTATCCTTCCACTTGGCCTCCCTGGACGAGAGCGGACTGTTGAATCTTTGGGTaggttttcatttgtttattaagGTTCGAGGCGAATCCTTACAGGTTGTTCTGTTTGTGGCCTGTAGGTGGTAGTGCAACTCCCGAAAGTCAACGAGGCAGGCTCCCAGACAGATCTAGGcaagttatctttttttttttttttgctctaatGGTTTCAACCAGGGCCACACAAATGACATTCACACTTGAACTGCAAATTAGCATAGGTTGTATTTGAAAAAGAGGCATCCAACAATCCATTAGTCGATTTTAGCTCCTTTTAAAGgggtctaaatacggtattctggtaaATATTGcgttctcaggtaacaacccagctcagcttcagaaaacaggtgagctgtgattggttgttgccagagcccttagcaactgtgatgtcatcttcagtcgaccgcaagtggcaaaatgatgaAATGGATGAAAGCTGGATTTTGATGTTTAACTCGTATTCCAAAAATGTGGTATTACCGTAAtcagtaagggtgtcacgatttcgattttttatcgaaatcgatcgaaattacgtcacgatttcgagcatcgaaatagaagagaggacacacgattcgatgcccaccccccccccccgcgcccgccgccaccgccgccaccgccaccgccgccaccgccgccaccgccacctcccaggaaagcaaatgagacgcagccattcagctactagctaacggcacttgttagctgacttctcctgcagtcatgatggcaagcgcggacagacacagcaatggtgcttcaagccgctcccgcttctctcgtcaccagtttggaaacattttgcgttcccggtgagttatgtcgacaacgttcacgttgtcgataaaaagaccacagttgcaagatatgctatgtgcgcgtactgtactcggccacggtgttacgcccggctcgtcaaggggaagggaagtaacacaataacagaaaatatagagtagataaacacgggtcgactttaacatctgagtagttttaattgaaatttcaggcaggggtttgacaagggagtgaaagtggaaggtgaacaaataataaccgcatttgacagaactgacagaacggaggagaaacaacaataaccaataggggtataatacacggatacacaatagcgtcgcgctggcacagtcgtccaatcggagtgtcgcgctggcacagtcgtccaatcggagtgtcgcgctggcacagtcctccaatcagagtgtcgcgctggcgcattcaaactgaagtaccattatacgggcaccagccgacacaaacacacacatacatactaggggagcggagccggcggcgggcccgagccgccagccgtaacaacgggaaacacgacaaacatgacgggacatttacgcaggcatcacaaagatttagatttatcaaattcaactagaagtgggaaaacaacggtccaaccaactatttcatcctcatttacagtgaaacttccacacacttcagctcgcgcgaaacgccagatccataggtctatttatagcagcagacctgcagccttggaaaacgctggattcaaacatttaattagtgtacttgaaccacgctacagtatgcccagcaactgtaaatgttgggatatagtttgttcaggctgtatttgttccatgactttggatacaatatattttttgttgttgttgcacattgcacattattttaagaggaacgcacagcacactgttgtaaccaaaaacagtcaatagatggcaggcacccactgtgactttttgtttttgtttttttattttttattttacacttcagtaagaacaagacggttaactttatattgtaaataaattctttgaatttgatcattcctgcctaatgtcaattatcatatattacataaatttacacaaaaataatatggaaattgcatcaactatatgtagccgatcttttgaaataagatttactgtacaatgaatagaaccaatgatcatagactagccttagcctacagaagcatatgcctctgtgttataaagtgggggagcggaaaaaaaaaaaaaaaaaaaaaatcgaaaaaaaatcgaatcgtgaccccaaaatcgaaatttaaatcgaatcgtggagttggcgaatcgtgacacccctagtaatcagaatgtcatgttttgactagtgaggtcacacataacatattattgtcaagaactgtttaaggttgactccccctttaaaatcagcaaaactcagtggattttttttgctgaattcTCTTgattcttcatttttattttacacattaACTCATTACACCGTAAAACAAAATCTCTCGGTCGGGCCCTGATGTGAACTTCTGTTTACCTATTCGCATACATAAATCATGTAAATGTCAGTCTAAGAGGGGAAAGTATGTACGGAAGTCTGGAGCTCGGGACCTCACAGCTGTCCGGGGTCATGAATGTACTGTACCTGCTCGTATTTCTCACACGTGCACGCATATGTGGGTTTGCAGGTCTGTGGCCGGGTGGCAAAGTCAAGCTCCTCCACAGCTCTGCCTGCATGACGTCCGAGGGGTGAGCTATGATAAACGGTG
This genomic window from Festucalex cinctus isolate MCC-2025b chromosome 20, RoL_Fcin_1.0, whole genome shotgun sequence contains:
- the dync2i1 gene encoding cytoplasmic dynein 2 intermediate chain 1 isoform X3, producing MHHEKKLSMEDTWSAAELKRLLSRKKEQEHDRKQHRGGESTERRRSRDSRGEREQRDRHSEKRDLYAEERRGDRRSERDRLGDTSRRARDSREDRDKRLAQDRPEDTNRRARDSREDKDKRSERDRPEDTNRRARDSRDDRDRRSERDRPEDTNRRACDSREDRDKRDKVRPREGHGEDEDRHKRKEDKERRREERDKERQREERDKERRREERDRRRREERRDDQDRRERHEDRKHSREDREQYLKQKEERERRHRERAYHDEKPRREERTEEERAERERRKESRRREDTERHHSRESKLNHSHETTTTKAEEAVMHSGCVVDKDAGDTQGPVAKDDPSHEYKDDFEDYEEDFEELDEDDKGTEEAAEILELGEDVKAIQKAMGEENERVRASFSALSKEEEEEKPESSRVNGSDGKDSRSSQRGKFMDFVAAKQRQVSKKVAMKQKKRSAELLRLIDLDFSTTFSLLDLPPVSEYDMYIRNFGAANTKQAYVQCNEENADRDVQTEEVDLSDKWTQHPAEYSGACGDPNRSHETRNMSGMKFDSRRLATFLHAASQVMVVLLEEDHAERSSFQGRATQTDALLFSDGSLQLNTDLPFLRGRAISQVLFSQAQRHTLLSVHKPRASPDAVAQHHGCTVICVWNMWEPSRPQKILLCESEVQCCCFSPGKATLVFAGTSVGSVALWDLREPDGNHQRLKVGDDEWTFRRPTFSTDAVPSAHFSPVTSVEVVPTNVTGKPESEVAFLASEEELLGLSFHLASLDESGLLNLWVVVQLPKVNEAGSQTDLGLWPGGKVKLLHSSACMTSEGMSPAHADKTGAPQSLHLKFLPTDPSHFFIGTNLSWHHSGFEGPAQVLRLVEVGHPAC